The following proteins are encoded in a genomic region of Lytechinus variegatus isolate NC3 chromosome 7, Lvar_3.0, whole genome shotgun sequence:
- the LOC121419438 gene encoding signal recognition particle 9 kDa protein-like, producing the protein MTYINSWEEFVKAAERLYLSDPSKVRIVTKYRHCNSKLSVKVTDDQVCLQYRTEHSQDLKKVEKFTNQLMRLMLAK; encoded by the exons ATGACCTACATAAATTCATGGGAGGAGTTCGTCAAAGCTGCGGAGAGATTATATCTTTCAGATCCAAGCAAG GTCAGAATTGTTACAAAGTACAGACACTGTAATTCCAAATTGTCAGTGAAAGTTACAGACGATCAAGTG TGTCTTCAGTATAGAACAGAACACAGTCAGGACTTAAAGAAAGTGGAAAAGTTTACCAACCAGCTAATGAGGTTAATGTTGGCTAAGTGA